The following proteins come from a genomic window of Spea bombifrons isolate aSpeBom1 chromosome 10, aSpeBom1.2.pri, whole genome shotgun sequence:
- the LRRC10B gene encoding leucine-rich repeat-containing protein 10B yields the protein MGGACGSVPTVAGEGAEEPLPEDTEEQLSNGDGTLELSGRKMSRLPRSICTLSDHLYKLYLSGTMLIELPDDLYQLHNLRTLALDANRLPELPEAVCSLPHLGRLYLGGNRLQGLPPSFARLQTLRTLWIERNFLHHFPRVLLSMPSLRCLQMGDNRLKGLPAEMADAMPGLRGLWLYANRLERVPKVLLRLHGLEILDLDRNRIANFPDMSVMKGLRLLSYDHNPVTRPPTVGETVTLVGEGAQEFMEEREEKRKIRSAILIL from the exons ATGGGTGGTGCCTGTGGTTCTGTGCCGACAGTTGCTGGAGAAGGAGCAGAAGAGCCTTTGCCTGAAGATACAGAAGAACAATTAAGCAATGGCGATGGCACATTGGAACTAAGTGGGCGCAAGATGTCACGTTTACCAAGATCCATATGCACCCTCTCAGACCATTTGTATAAGTTATACCTGAGTGGGACAATGCTCATTGAGCTGCCTGATGACCTGTACCAACTGCATAACCTGCGCACACTGGCACTTGATGCCAACCGGCTACCCGAGTTGCCAGAGGCTGTTTGCTCACTACCACACCTAGGTCGCCTCTATCTTGGAGGAAACCGTCTTCAGGGGCTTCCACCATCATTTGCAAGGCTCCAGACTTTGCGCACTTTATGGATTGAGCGCAACTTTTTGCATCATTTTCCACGAGTACTGCTAAGCATGCCTTCCTTGCGATGTCTACAGATGGGTGACAACCGACTCAAGGGTCTTCCAGCTGAGATGGCAGATGCCATGCCAGGCCTCCGAGGGCTCTGGCTATATGCAAACCGTTTGGAGCGTGTCCCTAAGGTTCTCCTTCGCCTACACGGACTAGAGATTTTAGATCTTGATCGCAATCGTATTGCAAACTTTCCAGACATGAGTGTGATGAAGGGATTGCGCTTGCTCTCCTATGACCATAATCCTGTGACTCGGCCACCCACGGTGGGCGAGACTGTGACATTGGTTGGAGAGGGTGCCCAGGAATTCAtggaagaaagggaggagaagaggaa AATCAGGTCTGCAATCCTTATTCTTTGA